The sequence aacgtagtttatttgatctagtgtttagtctcttttccagccactgaattatttatctttcattatgtttttctgttacattgtaatactgttttcgcaattactaacttttaatgaaggatagaattgcgtgtttcaggtacaaaccacttaaagtttcgagttcagtgaaataagtgcaaacagaaaatcaaaagtgataaagtgataagcgcaaagtgttacagtgttgcgttcgagggttcgtctgttcgtgccagttgttcgcctagtctgggacctcttacaagctcccaagcaggggagaagtaacgtcgaaggacttatgggttcatcaggccttgatcgacgaacagacgtttccctccgtggtttcgggtgtaaccaactcacgtagccgacgtgatcaccccacccacacaaagacgagagagcccttttattcctcgtctgcggaataggtttctcgcagaaaccatggaccaaatcttgcagcttttaagtgcaagtcggtcccttccgcgcaagtccaactcctaggtggtgccattagcactgggtcagttcggacttgctgcagtacgacaactgcacacctcccagagaggcaaggtggtatcgcaacaggcagtaactccgtctgttgccgcaccagctgttttagaccctcagtctcaacggacagtagctccgtttgttgttgtctttcttaaactctagtggtctatgctgcagacaatgcagtctcagcttgcggtgttgatgcaggagtttcaggcagagaaggttagcacacctcctcctgcgagcgctcctccacctctgcgcagtccaccctgccagacgtatgatgttgaggctcctcctgcctccatacgtgagctgccgcattgggagttgccaggtaccagcgctatgcagcaacctccactttccttgaggcaggagcctcatgctatgcggcaaccgcctcaactcttgaggcaagagcctcaactcttgaggcaagaacctcaactcttgaggcaagagcctcaactcttgaggcaagaacctcaactcttgaggcaagagcctcaactcttgaggcaagaacctcaactcttgaggcaagagcctcaactcttgaggcaagaacctcaactcttgaggcaagaacctcaactcttgaggcaagaacctcaactcttgaggcaagagcctcaactcttgaggcaagaacctcaactcttgaggcaagagcctcaactcttgaggcaagaacctcaactcttgaggcaagaacctcaactcttgaggcaagagcctcaactcttgaggcaagaacctcaactcttgaggcaagaacctcaactcttgaggcaagagcctcaactcttgaggcaagagcctctctctgcgcagccacctcctcaacccttgaggcagacgcaactcttgaggcaggaacctcatgctatgaggcagccgcctcaacgcatgcagcaaccgcattcttcacagcatgagcctctctctgcgcagctacctcctcaacccttgaggcagacgcactcttgaggcaggaacctcacaggagcctcatgctatgcggcatcctcctcaaaccatgaggcaggagcctcatgctatgcggcatcctcctcaacccatgaggcaggagcctcatgctatgcggcaacctcctctacccatgaggcagcctcatgctatgcggcatcctcctcaacccatgaggcaggagcctcatgctatgcggcatcctcctcaacccatgaggcaggagtctcatgctatgaggagcctcatgctatgcggcatcctcctcaaaccatgaggcaggagcctcatgctatgcggcaaccgcctcaacccatgaggcaggagcctcatactatgcggcatcctcctcaacgcatgcggtatgagcctcatcccttgcagcatgagcctcatcccatgcagcatgagcctcataccatgcagcatgagcctcatcccatgcagcatgagcctcatcccatgcagcataagccgcacgccatgcaacatgctctgcttaccttacagcatgctctacatacagcatgctctgcatacagcatgctctgcataccttaccgcatgctcctcagtcacacatctttggttgttgccaactcactagactgtcaagcagtttcataacgttgccttctagtctgctgcttttgcaccagtgaaaccctcactgagagaacttagcttttctcggatatggttcctgtagatgagaaagtgctattctccctccttctgatattcccttgaggactctgtcatttggagaggagcctttagctgcttagcctcctatggacttttatttaagcataacatgcttccagggagggtaatggttccacttcagtcgctaaccccgtctgttaccacacctgctcccatagaccttgagctttgttgcaagacatgcagtccaagcttagtccttgttagaggattttttgtttacggagtcagtgtgtcactgggaagacgttcaacaaccagcagaagtgacttgttgtgacgcagtgcggcatactcagcaacccgataaggagttgtctgtacgacccagacagtctagacagcttcgggttgtcactgtacttcctcgcttccccatggttgacagttcacagactgtgcagcagtaccatgatcttgtgtccggctccgtcagacgactagcttttaagagctcccacaagtcgtcgctgtctggagattctcagatggactatggatctgaccaaggaactgggcctcctggtcaattttgaggagtcccagctcgtcccatcccagaccattgtctacctgggtatggatcttcagagtcgagcttttcgggcttttccgtcggccccaaggatctactaagccctagattgcatccagagcatgctgagaaggaaccgatgctcagtcaggtagtggatgagtctaacagggacactttcatcgctggccctgttcatcgagttagggagacgccacctccgcccccttcagtatcatctagcggctcactggataaaggacatgacgctagagacgatctcagttcctgtttccgaagagaggaggtctactctcacgtggtgaaagaacagctttcttctcaaggaagtctacctttggctgttcagaaacccgaccgccgtctcttctctgacgcatcagacacgggctggggtgcgactttggacggacaggaatgctcgggaacatggaatcaggagctaaggacacttcacatctattgcaaggagctgttggcggttcatctggccttgataaacttcaagtccctccagcttaacaaggtggtggaggtggactctgacaacaccacagccttggcttacatctccaagcagggagggactcattcgtggaagttgttctagatcgcaagggacctcctcatctggttaaaagatcgaaagctcacgctggtaacgaggttcattcagggcgatatgaatgtcatggcagatcgccttagccggaagggtcaggtcatccccacagagtggacccttcacaagaatgtttgcagcagactttgggccctgtggggtcagccaacccaaccatagatctgttcgctacctcgataacctagaggctcccgttgtattgttctccgattccagacccagcagcagttcacgtggatgcttttctgctggattggtcccatctcgacctgtatgcattcccgccgttcaagattgtcaacagggtacttcagaagttcgcctttcgcaaagggacacggctgacgttggttggctccgctctggcccgcgagagaatggttcatagaggtactgcaatggctggtcgacattcccaggactcttcctctaggagtggaccttctacgtctacctcacgtaaagaaggtacatccaaacctccacgctcttcgtctgactgccttcagactttcgaaagactctcaagagctaggggcttttcgaaggaggcagccagagcgattgccagagcaaggaggacatccactctcagagtctatcagtctaaaggggaagtcttccgaagctggtacaaggccaatgcagtttcctcatccagtaccactgtaacccagattgctgacttcctgttacatctaaggaacgtaagatccctttcagctcctacgattaagggttacagaagtatgttggcagcggttttccgccacagaggcttggatctttccaccaacaaagatctacaggacctccttaggtcttttgagacctcaaaggaacgtcggttgtccactccaggctggaatctagacgtggtcctaaggttccttatgtcatcaagatttgaacctctccaatcagcctcttttaaggacctcacattaaaaactcttttcctcgtgtgcttgacaacagctaaaagagtaagtgagatccacgccttcagcaggaacatagttttcacatctgaaacggctacatgttccttgcagctcggttttttgctaaaacgagcttccttcacgtccttggcctaagtcgttcgagatcccaagcctgtccaacttggtgggggacgaactggagagagtactttgcccagttagagctcttaggtactatctaaaaaggtcataacctttacgaggacaatcagaagccttatggtgtgctatcaagaagccttctcttccaaggtctaagaactcagtttcttacctattcaggctcctgattagggaagcacattctcatctgaaggaagaagaccttgctttgctgaaggtaaggacacatgaagtgagagctgtggctacttcagtggccctcaaacagaaccgttctctgcagagtgttatggatgcaacctattggagaagcaaatcagtgttcgcatcattctatctcaaagatgtccagtctctttacgagaactgctacaccctgggaccattcgtagcaacgaatgcagtagtaggcgggggctcagccactacattcccataatcccataacctttttaacctttctcttgaatactttttatgggttgtacggtcggctaagaagccttccacatccttgttgatttggcgggtggtcaattctttcttgagaagcgccgaggttaaaggttgtgatgaggtcctttagtatgggttgcagccctttatacttcagcacctaagagtcgttcagcatcctaagaggaccgctacgctcagtaaggaagacgtacttaataaaggcagagtaatggttcaagtcgtcttccttaccaggtacttatttattttatgttatttttgaataactaataaaataaaatacgggatacttagcttctttgttaacatgtatgctggtctccacccaccaccctgggtgtgaatcagctacatgattatcgggtaagattaatattgaaaaatgttattttcattagtaaaataaatttttgaatatacttacccgataatcatgatttaattgacccacccttcctccccatagagaaccagtggaccgaggaaaaaattgaggtggtgttgacaagaagtactggagtacctgaccacagatggcgctgtggtgttcacccccacctgtatagcgatcgctggcgtatcccgaccgtagatttctgtcggcaacagagttgacagctacatgattatcgggtaagtatattcaaaaatttattttactaatgaaaataacattttggtgTAATTTAATTGTAAGTAAAAACCAATAATATTGCTTTATGAAATTCCAGGACCATGCCACAAATAATCAAACTTGCAAATAGCAAGCTCAGGATGGTTAAGTTAGACTGTACTGTAAGTATCAAACACTTCCACAAGCTTTCACTTTCTCTAACTTTTTATGCAGAtacttttctctcatttttttcattttcgtgCTTGACTAAATGTCTTATTTGTATCTGACAGAGCTCGAAGTGCCTTCAAGTTGATAGAAATTGATGATCGTCACAAAATCCTTCATCACGGCCAGGTAGTAGTTGAATGTGGAGCCGCTCCAGGTGCCTGGACTCAGGTGGCTGTCTCCAGAGTTAACAGCTTACCAAAAGGTATGGATAATATATGAACACCTAAATATAACCAGGATATTCTTTGAATTCTACTCCCCTTTTTAATTGATTGAGTTAACAACTTAATATAAAACGTTGCTGTGTGAATGATTTAGAATACAGTGCTGTTGAAATTGTcatgtttattgtaatttttttcctgTATCTGCATGATAAACTTTGTCATATATCATTTGGCATTTTTATGTCATTTTAATTAGTGGCTTTTGAGATGAAAATGGTTGCATCTCTAAATCTTTAATACTTACACATGTTATCAATTGGTGCTTGGATATTTCTGTAACTCCTTTATTCCAGGAAGTTGGTGCTaaaatatcttgtttctcttttcaGTTGATCACAAACAAGGACTAGTTATTGGTGTTGATCTCTTGAGCATTCATCCACTACCTGGAGCTATATTTTTATGCGGAAAAAACTTTACACACCCTAAGACACAGCAAGAAATACTAGGAATTCttgatggcaagaaggtagggagatagtttttttttttattctacatataaTCAGGTAATAACTGTCTTTTCATCAAATATATCTCTTAGTTTGCCCTTAATGCTTACCTTGTAATAACTTATGTGCACTTCAATAAATTATCGTCAAACTAGTTACATCTGTCTGTTTATCAGTGTGAACTCAgcttcttggtactctatcaatgAAGGTCCGACTTGCTCATTTGTCTTCCTGTCCATCTTTCTATTTGTCTTGCTTACCATAATATCACACAACCTCTACAGGGTAAAAGGGTTCAGCTAAACTTGATAGGAAGGTAGACATTCATGCCTAGATGTATATAAAAGACTTCTATTAGTTGGGCCTGTATGTATAAAtgctctttccttttcttttcttattagTTCATGTGTCATGCTTATTTTATTATCATGTAAGAATTTATGAGATAAAGATTTTGTACACAACTTTTGGACTATAACACTTCAAAGATGTACAGTATACTACGTTAACAAAGCCCTTTCAGATAACACCAAGGTTGGAGATCTTGTGCATTTTACCATTACTAAGAAAAATCTGTCATCATGCATCTATTTAGGAAAAAATTGTAGCCAAGATATTTAATTTTGCCAGAACAATTATAGTGTCTTTAACATACCACCAGACAAAGTGGCCTTAAAATATGAATTACTTTAAACATTTGTTATGTTGTGATTACTCAGGATTATGAGAAGTCTGTTCCCAACAATTTTCCACTAGATAATTTCTATGTATTTATCTCCCTAGTAATTTTGCTGTTagtgtgttttgtttattttatattacagtacatattataACTGCTATGATGATAAAGTAGCTCATTGTGATCACTAGATAGTATTTTAGAGATGATTTGCCTGAAGGCTTTCTTTTCTCTTTGGTTGAGAGGGAGAAGAAGTAACATATCTTTCATTTCAGGTTAACGTAGTGCTCTCCGACATGGCGCCTAACGCAACTGGTACGCGATCAATGGACCATGAAAATATAATAGATCTAGCATATTCAGCATTGAATTTCGCAGTACAGCATTCTGCTTTAAATGCATCTTTCTTGTGTAAGGTAAGTAAAAAAATGTCTTTACTACTATACAAGACTCGTGCAGTACTGTATTATTTTCTTCCCatttttaatttactttgcttCCATGgactttgtatatttttttttttttttttgtgttattggcCTGTGGAAGACTTTTAAACAATAGCTATCTTCCACACCTAAATGGCTACGTAGCAgtcatttacataattttcttatgACTTCCTCAGTACATTGGCATATCTAATTCCAGGTCATTGGCTAAAAGCATTAGTTTTGTTTTTATGCAGTTCTTGCTGAATAACAATGGAATGAGAAcaaatatttcatcatttttccTTCATGGTTTTATACATGAAATAAGTTTTATCCTTTTCTTCCGGCATCTTAACACTACATCTTTCTTCCTTTTCGCCATACAGTATACTATACTAGCTTCCCGCCATACTCTGGCCATAAATATCATTTTATAGTCGCACACTTTCAAAATCTctattttaaatattcaacttagccggtaaatatataatagctgctactccagcggctcgacagaaaaacacacaaaaactcgcgagcgatcgctatgaaggttgcgggtgtgcccaccagcgccaactatcggccagataccacatatgcatgtaaacaagcctcaattcttctctgtcggccttaacgacaagacgtatcattactcgctgtataacctggagttttctcaacatatttggtatcagaggagcatgcacatcaacggcaaggagcttttggcagtccacttggccttgatgaaattcgaaagtctccttcgaaacaaagtggtagagatcaactccgacaataccacagccttggcgtacatcaccaagcaaggaggcacccactccatCACgctgttctagatcgcaagggacctgctcatttggtcaagagatcgaggcatctccctgttaacgaggtttatccagggcgacttgaacgtcttagcagactgtctcagtcggaggggtcaggtaattcctacggaatggaccctccacaaggacgtgtgcaagagtctttgggcgacttggggtcaacccaccatagacctatttgccacctcgatgaccaagagac is a genomic window of Palaemon carinicauda isolate YSFRI2023 chromosome 39, ASM3689809v2, whole genome shotgun sequence containing:
- the LOC137631243 gene encoding rRNA methyltransferase 2, mitochondrial-like, with the protein product MIIRSRLSSITYACFHTSSALSKIVPKSLKGKSKSSQDWLTRQLNDPYVKLARYEHYRARSAFKLIEIDDRHKILHHGQVVVECGAAPGAWTQVAVSRVNSLPKVDHKQGLVIGVDLLSIHPLPGAIFLCGKNFTHPKTQQEILGILDGKKVNVVLSDMAPNATGTRSMDHENIIDLAYSALNFAVQHSALNASFLCKVWDGSRDMKLKSDMEKYYRTVKIIKPNASRKDSSEKFLLGKNFLGTDR